In Thermodesulfobacteriota bacterium, a single genomic region encodes these proteins:
- a CDS encoding AIPR family protein: MTSNDRIILDQVLEQKRQAVAPTSLRSFYFEIFTAEQILKDYDLSYDEIESGNIGGGGDGGIDSFYLFVNGELIQEDSDFSEMKLKKNITIELYIIQSKISHGFSEAAIDKYISATDELFDLSQTITDLKTVYNKSLLETIERFRSIYQNLASKFPQLHMHYFYATLGDEVHPNVQRKVDKLKDVIKKHFSAAAFTFEFLGASELLMLARRTPSNSYVLNLSENPISATGAVAFVCLVSLKDFFKFITDSQGHLIRYIFEANVRDYQGKTEVNDQIQTSLQDQSSEDFWWLNNGITILSSRATQSGKALTIENPEIVNGLQTSTEIYNYFKKYNTENEKRNLQIRVIVPNEPESRDRIIKATNSQTIIPPASLRATDKIHRDIEEYLKPFGLYYDRRKNYYKNEGKQINRIISIPQMAQAVMAISLKRPDMARARPSSLIKRDEEYINLFDSRQPIEIYRACAELMKQVEAFLNNLGVSLSVTDKNNIKFYIMMCASQEALQDSDPMASPIASLAGVTLSEEVMESSYNLVLKEYTGLGGTDKVAKGSELLSKLKERMQEKFLPKTQK, encoded by the coding sequence GTGACAAGTAATGACAGGATCATTTTAGATCAGGTTCTGGAGCAAAAACGCCAAGCGGTTGCTCCAACCAGCTTGCGGTCATTTTACTTTGAGATATTTACAGCAGAACAGATTCTCAAGGATTATGACCTTTCATACGATGAAATTGAATCCGGGAATATTGGGGGTGGAGGTGATGGGGGAATTGACTCTTTCTATTTATTTGTCAATGGCGAGCTAATCCAGGAGGATAGTGATTTTTCTGAAATGAAATTGAAGAAGAATATCACAATCGAACTCTATATAATCCAAAGTAAAATTTCCCATGGATTTTCAGAGGCGGCAATAGACAAATATATTTCCGCTACAGATGAGCTTTTTGATCTATCACAGACGATTACGGATCTCAAAACAGTCTATAACAAGAGCCTCCTAGAGACCATTGAAAGATTTAGGAGTATATATCAAAATCTAGCATCAAAATTTCCTCAACTCCATATGCACTATTTCTATGCCACCCTCGGTGATGAGGTTCATCCAAACGTCCAGAGAAAAGTCGATAAGCTTAAGGATGTAATAAAAAAGCATTTCTCCGCTGCCGCCTTTACATTTGAGTTTCTCGGGGCATCTGAATTGCTTATGTTAGCGCGAAGGACACCTTCCAATTCATATGTATTGAATCTATCAGAAAACCCTATTTCCGCGACAGGAGCGGTGGCCTTTGTATGCCTTGTTTCTCTCAAGGATTTCTTTAAATTCATCACTGACTCACAAGGCCACTTAATCAGGTATATTTTTGAAGCTAATGTTAGGGACTATCAGGGTAAGACCGAGGTTAATGATCAAATTCAAACATCTTTACAGGACCAGTCTAGCGAGGATTTCTGGTGGCTAAACAATGGGATCACAATTTTATCAAGTAGAGCCACTCAGAGTGGGAAAGCGCTAACCATTGAGAACCCCGAGATTGTTAATGGGCTGCAAACCTCAACAGAAATTTACAATTATTTCAAAAAATACAATACAGAAAATGAGAAAAGGAATCTGCAAATAAGGGTGATCGTACCAAATGAACCTGAAAGCAGAGATAGAATTATCAAAGCAACGAATAGTCAGACAATCATACCACCAGCGTCCCTTAGAGCCACTGACAAAATCCACAGGGACATTGAAGAATATTTGAAACCGTTCGGATTATACTATGATCGCCGGAAGAATTATTATAAAAATGAAGGCAAACAGATAAACCGTATCATCAGTATACCTCAAATGGCGCAGGCTGTTATGGCAATATCTTTAAAGCGTCCTGATATGGCAAGAGCTCGTCCGTCATCGCTCATAAAAAGAGATGAAGAATATATTAATCTATTCGATTCTAGACAGCCAATAGAAATCTATCGTGCTTGCGCTGAGCTAATGAAACAAGTTGAAGCCTTTTTGAACAATTTGGGGGTTAGTCTCTCTGTTACAGACAAAAATAATATCAAATTCTACATTATGATGTGCGCCTCGCAGGAGGCACTACAAGATTCCGATCCAATGGCTTCTCCCATTGCATCGCTTGCTGGTGTGACATTATCGGAAGAAGTCATGGAGAGTTCATATAATCTCGTTTTGAAAGAATATACCGGCTTGGGTGGAACAGACAAAGTAGCGAAGGGTTCAGAACTATTATCCAAACTGAAGGAGCGGATGCAAGAAAAGTTTCTCCCAAAAACACAGAAGTGA